ACCACTACCGCTGCCACCCGGACATCGCCGACTACATCAGCGACACCTTCTACGGCCAACGCCTGCGCCCGCTCACCGCGCCGGCGGCGATCCGCCCGCCGCCCAGCACGCCGCCGGGCTTCCATTGGACATCCGTCGCCGGTCCGATCAGCGCGGCGGCGAGCGGCTGCTGGTCGCGGGCCGAGGCCGACGCCGTCTGCGCGCATCTGCGCACCCTGCTGCTCGACCAGGGCTACCGCGGCTCCGTCGGCGTAGTTACGCCGTTCGTCGCGCAGGCCGATCGCCTGCGCGACCGTCTCGAGGCCGAGATCCCGGCCGAAATCCGCGACGCCGTCCGTCTCACCGTCGCCACCGCGCACAAGTTCCAGGGCGACGCGCGCGACCTCATGGTCTTCAGCCTCTGCCTGGGGCCGGACATGCCCCGCGGCGCCCGGGGCTTCGTGGCCACCACGCCGAACCTGGTGAACGTCGCCGTCAGCCGCGCCCGCGCCGTCTGCCACATCTTCGGCAACATCGAGTTCGCGGCGACGTGCGGCATCGGGCATGTCCAGGCGCTCGCCGCCCGCCGCACGCGCCGATCGGCCGATCGCATCGGCACCTTCGATTCGCCCTGGGAGAAGCGCTTCCATGACGCGCTGCTCGGGCGCGGCGTCGTCACGGTGCCGCAGCTTCCGGTCGCCGGGCGCCGCCTTGATCTGGCGATCGTCGACGGCGGCCGCATGATCGACGTCGAGGTGGATGGCGACCGCTGGCACCGCGACATCGACGGCAGCCGCAAGCAGTCCGACTACTTCCGCGACCTGCAGCTCCGGTCGCTGGGTTGGAAGGTGCTCCGCTTCTGGGTCTACGAACTTCGCGAGGACATGGAGGAATGCGTTGAACGGGTCGTACGAGAACTCTGACGGCGTCCGGGATCCGGGGGCCGGCGAGGCCGACCGGGCCCTCGCCGGGCACTCCCGTCTCTTCAAGACGGTGTTCGGCCTCGGCCTGCTCGGCACGCTCGGGCTCGCCGGCGCCGGCGCCGCCATCGTGTCCGACGGCGCCGCGCGCCGGGCCTGGAGCGAGCAGCGCGTCCAGCTCACCGCCCTCAACGAGGACCTCGTCCGCAGCCGCTCGTCTCTGGAGAAGGACATCGCGCGTCTGCGTCAGGAGAAGGCGGACGCCGACGCCGCGGCCGCGCGCGCCGGCGCCGAGGCCAAGCAGTTCGAAGGCCAGGTCGCCGAGGCGGCGCAGCGTCTCAAGACGTCACGCGAGCAGGAGGCGGCGGCCCGCGCCACGGCGACCGCCCTGGAGGCCGAGAACAAGCAACTCGCGCAGCAGATCGAGACGGCACGCCGCCAAGCGCAGAGCGCCGAGCGCGATCTCGACGGCCTGCGGCGAAGCGTCGCCGCCGCGGAGAAGGACGCGCGCGACGCGGAGACCCGGCGCAAAGCCGCCCAGGAGGCCGAGCAGCAGGCGGCCGCCAAGCAGAAGGAGGTCGCCGCCGTCCTGCAGGATCTGCAGCGCAAACGCGCCGATCTCGAGGACGCCGTCGAACGGGCCTCCAAGGACCATGCCGACGGCGTCGCCAAGCTCACCGCCGCGCGCGCGGAAGCCGGCGCCCTCAAGGTCGCGGCGGACACCGCGCGCGCCGAGCGCGAGCGCGACGCCGCGGCCGCCCAGAAGGCCCGCGAGGCCGCGGCCGACCTGGAGCGGCGGCGCGACGACGCCGAGCGCCAGGCCCGCGACGCCGAGGACAAGGCGCGCGCGGCGACCGGGCGCTTGGCCGAGACGGCCAAGAGGCTCGAGGCCGCGCAGAAGGAGCTCGAGGCCGCGCAGGCCGGAGCCCGCACCGCCGAGGGCCAGGCCGCGGAGAGCCGCGGCGCTCGGGAGCGCGCGGCCGAGGACCTCGCGCGGATGCGGGCGGAGGCCGACCGCCTGCAGGCCGTTCGCCAGGAGTTGGGCGAACGGGAGAAGGCCCTCGCCGCCGCCCGGACGGCGCTCGACGAGGCGGAGCGCCGCCGTGCCGGAGCGGCCGAGTCCGCGGCGCGCGCGGAGAGCCGCCGTCAGGAGGCCGAGAGCGCCGCGATCGCCGCCGAAGCCCGGGTCAGGCGGCTGGAGGAGACGGCGGCCAAGCTGACCGCCCCCCTCCAGGGCGCGTCGGCCCCGTCCCCGTCTCCGGCTGCCGGCGCGGCGGTGACGCCGGCAGTTGAGCTGCAACCGACCTCGCCCGCCCGCTGATCGCGTCGCCAAGGAGCGCTTCCCGATGGACCTCATCGATCCCGGCTTCACCCCCTACCTGTTCCTGATTGGCGCGTTCCTGGCCTTCGCGGCCGTCGTCGTCGGCGGCGTCGCGCTGTACGCCAACGGCATGGTCCTCAAACGCGTGCCGGCCGCCGCCTTCCTCGAGGACGTCGCGGCGCGCCTCGCTACCAAGCGCGAGGAGCTGAAGGCCGTCGCGATCTCCGAGGAGGAGCGGCGTCGGGAGGCCCGCGAGGCGCTGGTCGAGCTCGAGCGGGTCCGCGCCGCCCGCCAAGCCGAGGAGGAGCGTCTGTCGGCGATCCGCGTGGACATCGAAGCCTCGAAGGACGAGGCGCGCCGGGCCGAGGAGATCTCCGCCGAGCTGGCGGAGAAGTTCCAGCGCCTCGCCGAGGTCGAACGGGATCTCCAGGCCAAGGAGGAGCGCCTGGAAGAGCTCAAGCGCCGCGAAGCGCGCGTCGACGACGCGGAGGTGCGCATCGGCGAGATCGAGGCGGCGATCTCCGCGCTCGCCGACGCCCGGAGCAAGGCGCAGGAGGAGCTTGAGCGGACGAGCGGCGATCTGCAGGCAAAGCGCGACGAGCTGCAAGCGGCGGAGCTGGGGGTCGCCGAAGCGGCGACGCAGGCGGAGGCGGCCCGCAGGGAGCTGGAGGCGGCGCGCGGCGCGGCCGACGCCTTGGAGAACCGCATCGCCGAGCTCCGGCGTCTGGCGGACGCCGGAGGCGAGGAGGTCGCGGCCATCGAGGCGCGGGCCCGTGAGGCCCGGGAGCGCGCCGACGCGGCGGACCGGGCCGCCACCGTCGCCGAGGCGGCTGCCGCGGCGCAGCAGGCCCTCCTGGCCGACGCCGAGACGGCCGCCGCCGAGGCCGCCGCGGCGCTCGACCGCAAGCGGGAGGACATGCTCCAGGCCGAGCAGGCCGTCGCCGTCCTCCAGGTGCGAGCCTCCGCCCTCGAGGCGGAGATCCTGCGTCTCCGCGGCGAGCACGCCGGCGGCTCCGCCACCGGTGCGGACGGGACGCCGGCGCCTCTCGACCTCGAGCGGGTCCCCGAGTGCCTCGGCACGGAGGACGCGGACGGCAACGTCAAGCCGGCGATGGCGAAGCGCTTGGCGCGCACCGACGAACGCGACGCCCTGGAGGACGTCCGTAAGCATCTCGCGGCCCTCAAGCTCTCGTTCCCCGATCGGACCCTCAAGGCGTTCCACACCTGCCTCAAGGTCTCGCCGATCAGCCCCATCACCGTCCTCGCCGGCATCTCCGGCACCGGCAAGAGCCAGTTGCCGCGGCGATACGCCGAGGCGATGGGGCTGCACTTTCTCAAGGTCGCGGTGCAGCCGCGCTGGGACGGACCGCAGGACATCCTCGGCTTCTACAACTATCTCGAGAAGACCTACAAGGCGACCGACCTCGCCCGCGCCATGGTGCATCTCGACCCGGTCAACTGGCCGGACCGGGCGCGGCCGTTCCAGGGGCACATGATGCTCGTGCTCCTCGACGAGATGAACCTCGCGCGGGTCGAGTACTACTTCTCGGAATTCCTCAGCGGCCTCGAGGGGCGCCCGCTGCCCGGGACCGAGACCGCGGACCGCGTCCGCAAACTGAGCCTCCAGCTTGACCTCGGACGCATCGGCAAGGGCGTCCGCAGCCTGTACGCCGGCCACAACACCCTCTTCGTCGGCAGCATGAACGAGGACGAGTCGACCCTCTCGCTCTCGGACAAGGTGCTCGACCGCTCGAACCTCCTGCGCTTCCCGAGGCCCGAGGCGCTCGCCAACGAGCCGCCCTCGGATCATGACGCCGCCTTCGACGCACATCTCCCCGAAGAGCAGTGGCGCAGCTGGTGCCGACGGTTCGATGCGCTGCCCGATCCGGTGAAGACCAACGCCAAGGATTGGGTGCGCCGTCTGAACGAGGCCATGGACAGCATGGGCCGGCCCTTCGGCCATCGCCTGAATCAGGCCATCCTGTCGTACGTCGCCAACTACCCCGGCTCCGACGACCAGGGCGTCGCCCGCATCGCCTTCGCGGACCAGATCGAGCAGCGCATCCTGCCGAAGCTGCGCGGCGTCGAGCTTGCGGACTCGGCCGCGCCGCTCGAGAAGCTCCACGGCCTGATCGCCAACGACCTCAAGGACAACGAGCTCGCGAAGGCGCTCCGCGACGCCATGGCCGACGACGGCACCGGGCGGACGTTCAACTGGCGCGGAGTCCGGAGGACCGCCTGATGCCGGCTCTCCCCTTCCTGCTGACCGTGCCGTGGGGGCTCTACGCGGAAACGCCGATCCACGGCGCCGCGCCGCGCGTCCCGTTGCGCGCCGGCGCGCCGGCGCGCGCGATGGCCGCCCATGGCCTCATGCTCGCCGTCCCCGCCGCCGCGCGCGTGCTCGTCGCCGGCCGCCGCATGCGCATGCAGCAGGAGGGGGCGTCCTTCGACTGGGCGCGCGATCGCTTCGCGCTGTACGGCCTCCCGTCCGGGATTCGGCCCGAGGAGCGGGCCCTCACGCTCTCCATCGGGACGCCGGACGCGGAAACGGCGGCGTCCATCGAACTCGACGGCTATCTGCCGAAGCCGCCGAAGCGTCAGCCCGACGCCCCGGCCGCTGACGGCGATCGCATCCAGGACTTCATCCTGAAGGTGCTGTCGCGCATCCGCGAGGCGGAGACGTCGGAGGGCGAGCGCCCCGCCGCCGGCTCGGCCGCGTGGTCGCGCATCGCCACGGCCTGGACCGCCACCGAAGCGAACGCGCTCGACGCCCCCAAGGAGCTCATCGTCGAACACGCCGAAACCCACCGTCGCGTCCTGATGGAGGTTGCCCAGCACCCGCGTCGGGTGCTCGCCCGCGTGCGCCGCCTCATGCCCCTCGATCGCGTCCAGGAGATCGACAAGGGCTGCATCGACTGGCTCATCCGGCAGCCCGGGACGTCGATCGAGGAGAAGGCCGGGCCGCGCCAGGCGGTGCTCGGGATCGCCCGCGAGGAGAACCTGAACACCCTGGAGAACCGCGTCCTGAAGGACCTGCTGCGGCGGTCGGCGATGGAGGCCAACGGCTACCTGCGCGCCAACAGGCGCTACGCGGCCAGCGAGCGCTACCGACTGGTCGCGTCCTACGGCGGCCTGTGCCGCCGCGCCTGGCGCGAGCTCGAGGCGCAGGGCATCGCGGACCCCGCCCCTCCCGTCACGCCCAACTACGTGCTCCAGCACGACGCCCGCTACCGGTCGATCTGGCAAGCCTACCAGGAGATCCTCGGCGACGAGCAGCGCCAGGACGACACGTGGCGTTGGCAGCGCCGGCTGTGGAGCGACTTCGTTCGGCTTTCCGTGCACATCGCGCTCGGCCGGATCCCAGGATGCCGCCCCGTCGCGCTCAGTCCGTTGCGGATCCGACGCGAGCAGGGGCGCGGCCGGTGGAGCGATCTGGCCCAGCAGAGCGGACTCTTCCTGCTTCGTCGCCCTGGCCGCGACCTGGCGATCTCCGTCCTCGATGCCACGTTGTCCGACGGCCATCCGGCGCTTCGCCCATGGCAGCACGCGCTGGGCGCCACCATCGTCCTCGCGGTCGAGGACTGCGCGACCGGGCGCCAGGCCACCATCTGCGTCTGGCCGATCCATGGCACCGGGTCGGAGCCGATCGCGCTTTCGGAGTTCATGTCGTCCGCCGACGAGGCTCTGCGCGCTGTCGTTGAGGAGGAACGACGCTACCGGGATGTCCGAGAGGAGGTCCGCGGCCTGGTGATCCGCTCCACCCTCGACGCGGCCAACCCGGATTGGGGGCAGCGGGGCCTCGTCTACGGCCTCGCGATGGGACCGTCCGCGGAGATGATCGAGGAGACGATGGAGATGGGCGCCATGGTTCTTGAGGACGCCATCATGTCGTTGCGCTGGTAGGAGGCGGTGATGGACGGAAGCGTCATCGAAGATCGTTCGCCTCCCTCGGCGCCGGCGGTCGGCGTGGATCTCAACGGTGTTCGCGACCGCTGCGTCCTCGTCGGCGCGGGCCGCGAGGCTTTCGCCGGTCCGCCCGGGCCGATCGTCGTCCCGCTGGGCGGCACCCAGGTGCTGACCGGCGACGAGGCGATCGCCTCGTTCCATGGTCGCGGCTGGCCGTCGCCGCCCGAGGCCGCCAGCGCGCTCCCGCGCTTGCCGGTCCTCGGGATGATCCAACGCCTCGGGAGCCGCCATGCCGCGGGGACCCAGGCGCCGGACCTCGTCCTCGGCCATCACATCCGTTCCGTCGTTCCCCCGCGCGCGCGCAGCTGCGTTCTGGCGGTGCCGGATCTCCCGGAGTACGACGAGGACGTCCGCAACGCGGTCATCGAGTGCGGCGGGCGCGTCGGCCTCGACGTGAAGCTGCTGTGGCGGCCCGTCGCGGCGATGCTCGGGTGGGGGGAAGACGCGACGCCGGATGAGCTGGCGCGCCTGCACGACGCCGAGGCGCTCGTCGTGCAGATCCTGCCGGACGGCATCACGGCCACCGGCTTGCGGTTGGAGGTTTTGCCGCTCGACGGTCGTCCGGCGGTCGTGCCGGTGCGCCGGCGGGACGACCTCCGCGCTGTTGCCCGTTACGACGGCGCGGACCTCGCCACCCTGCTCCGGACCGCGGCGACCGCCGATGCGGACGGCGATCCCGGCATGGCCGGCCAGATCCTCTGGTCGACCGGGCGCTACCGGAATCCGCTGGCCGGCCTCGAGGCCGCGGACGGCCTCGTGCGCGGAACCGACGGGCGCTGGCGGGTGATCGACGGCGACGCGACTCTCCCCGAAGCCGCCGCAAGCGGCATTGTGCGCGCGATCCAGGCGTTCTGCGCGGATCACGCGACGGCGCTGCGGCGCGCGAGCCTCGTCGTCGTGGAAGGGCCGCTGGCCGCCGCCGTCTTGGGCGAGGGAGCCGGGGCGACCACCCCGCTGGCCGTCCTCGCGGACCTGATCCACGCCCTTCGGCCGGACGGGGCGGCGGTGGTGCCCGTCGCCCCGGAGCGCGGGCTCGTGGCCCTCGGATGCGCCGTCTACGCGCGCCGACGCGCTCTCGGGCAGACCGCCTACTTCGACTTCCTGCCCGCCATCGAGATCAACGCCATCCGTGACGGCCGGCACCGGTTCGTCCACCTCGTCGAACCGAGCGCGCGCGTCGAGGGCGGCATGACCTACGAACGGTCGCTCCTCGACCGCTTCGAGGTCACCGCCGGGACGGAGGAATTGGAGTTCTACCTGCTGAAGCAGGATGAGGCCGGAGCGCGGCACAGCCACGTCCGCCTCCCGAAGCCTCCGGTGTCCGACGTCCGGGTGGCCATCCACGTCACGCAGATGCCGGCCCAGGGGCATGCCCGCGTCGAAGTGCGCCCCGAGACCGCGGGGGCCCTCGGCGCGGCGCCGGTGCTTCTCGACTGGGGGTGCATGGAGGCGACCGCCGACGACCGGGACGCCATCCTGCGCCGTCTGAACGAGAAGGGAAGCTACCCCGCCGTCACCCCTCAGGAGGCACACCTCTGCCTCTGGACCTGGACCCGCGCGAGCGGTTCCTCCCTGAAGGCGGATCTCGACGCCTACCTTCGCATCGGCGCGCCGGACGCCGCCAACGCCATGGCCTACAAGAGGTTCCTGAGCGGCAGGCTGGAGAAGACCTTCGCGGTGCGGGCGTCCCCGATGTTCGCGACGGGTGGCGACGATCCGGATCGGCGGCCGTACACCTTGTTCTCGTCCGACGGACGAACGCCCTCCGCGATCGAAGACGACCCGGCCTGGACCCGTCCGCTTCGGGCGGCATTGGCCAAGCTCGACGCGGATTACGCCACCCTGCTCTCGGCGCCCGCCCTCTCGCCGACGCAGCGGAGCATCCTGCGCGCCTTGCGGAAGATCGCGACCTTCACCTTCGGCGCTTGCCCCCCGGCGGTCCGCGGATCGTTCCGGCGGATGTGCGCCAACAATGCCCCAGATGGCCGCGCCGCGATGTACATGGGGCGCGTCCTGCGCGACGAGACCGATCTCGCCGCCCTATTCGCGTTCGCGTCGGAAAGGGCGTGGCTCAGCATGAACTCTGGCAAGGCGCTGAATTCCGACATCGCGAAGGCAATGGCGGACGTCCTCGCCTTCCATGAGCCCGCCGGGGAAACACTTCAGCCGGAGCAGGCCAACAGGTTGGCGAGGTTCGCTTCGGCGATGCTCGACGAATGCGCGAATCATCAACGTCCGCAGAAGTACGCCGGAGCCTTGCGCCTCACCGCCTTCCTGCTACGCCATCGCGTGCGGCGGCACGACTTCCTGTATCCGGACGCGGCGGACAAGGAGACCTCGGCTCTCGGCAGGAGGGTCGAGAGCCAGTTGAAGGCGTTCAGGGAGAAGACCGCGAAGAGGTCTTACGGGCCTGAGCACGATGCCGCGATCGACGAGATCCTTGCTTTGCTCAGGCATCGCGGCAAGGGCCTTCGCATCGAGATCGATGACGAGGGTGGCGAGGACGACAATATCTTAATCAATGATTAGCAACCTCATATATACGAAACAAAGTCTAAATTTTCCTGTATTTTAAATGACGCATAAGAAAATTTACTGCAACGACATTGCCTTTATTGCGGGCCGAAATTGTAGATAAAATGTTGCGTGTAGAATTTATTCTATGAATAATTCGGAGTGCGCCCCACATAACGATAATCAAGAATGGAGGGCGCACCTATTTATTTTATTATTGCTCGGTTCTGGAGCGCGTAAATACCCTCGCAAGCGCCGCCCTGTGGTGCATCGTGACTGTCAGGTCGTTTCGCTGGGCGAAGTCGAGGACCGCCCCCTGCGTCCGGCTGGGAAGCCGTTTGCGGCGGACGTAGTCGCGGGCAACCTCGACTTCGGATTGCAGCAGCACCAAGGCCGCCAGGACTCGCTCGGGACGCTTGATCTCTCGACGAACGAGGTGAATCGCCCGCTGTACGACATCCCAATCGTGCAGGGAGTTGAAGCCGAAGACTTCGGTTCTGCACAGGGCGTCCTCCCTGACCGTCAGGGTGCCGAAGAAAGGATCAGGGGCGGTGAGCTGGTAGTCTCCATCTCCCCGATGGATGGAAATCCCGGACGGCACGCCGCGACCATGAAGATCAATCCACCGCTCGACGCCACGACGCGCGGAGCAATAGTAGTGCGGCAGGCGCTTGGACCAGAAGTACTGATCGAAGTACGGCTTCGCGATCGTGTTCATGAGATGATCCTCGCTGTTTCTTCGATCTTTTTAAAGGAGTACTGCATTCCGGAGAATCGGTGAAAATTCGGCACAGATCTTCCTCCAGCGTGGGAACCGGCTTTCCGCGACGAACCCATGCCCAGCGGTTTACGCTTCTCGAGAGAGTGGAAACCACTGGGCATGCCGGGGCGATCCACCAATAGCCGCCCCGGCATGGCCGACAACGCCTCCCCGTCACGTCACCGTCGCTTTTCGAGGCGGCCGAACAATGCGGCGCGCTCAACCCTCTCATGGGCCGTCAGGCCGTCCTCGATCCGCTGCTCGATCAACTCCTCGAGCGAACGCGCGGCGGCGACGGTGGAGGCCTGCTGGATGTAGGGCTCGCAGGATCGCGGGTCCCGGTGTCCGAGGAGCCTTGGAATGAGGTCGGCCTGTTCCGGGGCATGGTCGACGATCGCGGTTGCGGCGACATCCCGGAACAGATGAGGTCCCAGCCCCAGCCCGAATTCCTGCTCGGTGATGCCCATCACGCACTCGGTCAGGCCGTTGGGCGTGAGCGGGGAGCCGAAATAGCCCGGACAGGCCGACAACCAAAGAGCGTCTCCGGACTCTTCGGTGACGAGCGTCGGTCGCCAGAAGGCCAGCCAGCGTTCCATCGGCTCAATCATGCCGTCCGCCAACGGCTCCACCCGGCTGTCGCCGTTCTTGGTGTTGAGCCACATGAGACTGAATCCTCCGCGCGGCAGGCGGTCGATGAAGCCGCCGGTAATGGCGTCGTCCGGCGCCTCACCCAGGCGGAGTTCATGAAGATTGCGGCGGCGAACCGGGTGATGAGTCAGCATCAGGATGATCAGCCCCTTCTGGTAGAGCGCCGCTGCCCGCCGGGTCCGTCCGGTGGTCTCCGCCCGCACCATCAGCCCTCGGGCGAGGTCGCGGAGTTCGGTCACGCTTCTCATCCGTTCGGCCTTCCGACGGGCCTTTGGCGCCTCTTCGGCCTCCTCCTCGAGTTCGAAGGCATGATCCCGCAGCCAGCCCCAGTCCTCATCGGGCCACAGCGCGCGGGCCATCATGGCGAGGTTGATCGCCGTGCTCGTCAGCGTAGCGGCAGAACATCCCTTGCCGGCCTTTGCGGCGAGATAGGCCTCCACCTGCTCCGGCGTCACTGCCAGCGGCAACGATGCCGACCGGCAGAAGGCGAGGTACAGGCCCATGTCCTGCTCGCGCA
The sequence above is a segment of the Azospirillum sp. TSH100 genome. Coding sequences within it:
- a CDS encoding site-specific integrase gives rise to the protein MKRDERIHNRRNRRGWNAYRRWCGEEQPGIDPGRFEAYVAHLAVTHASRPKDMCELLYGLAAALRERDPAGDHLWVERAVRAVWMASPARKLSDGPGRGATSRRRRVRLLVEEWPAPIRAAWAAARGTGRRRLSLRDHAEEDNPARKWSAKTVDLREQDMGLYLAFCRSASLPLAVTPEQVEAYLAAKAGKGCSAATLTSTAINLAMMARALWPDEDWGWLRDHAFELEEEAEEAPKARRKAERMRSVTELRDLARGLMVRAETTGRTRRAAALYQKGLIILMLTHHPVRRRNLHELRLGEAPDDAITGGFIDRLPRGGFSLMWLNTKNGDSRVEPLADGMIEPMERWLAFWRPTLVTEESGDALWLSACPGYFGSPLTPNGLTECVMGITEQEFGLGLGPHLFRDVAATAIVDHAPEQADLIPRLLGHRDPRSCEPYIQQASTVAAARSLEELIEQRIEDGLTAHERVERAALFGRLEKRR